In Diaphorobacter ruginosibacter, the genomic stretch CGCCACCGTACAAGCCAGCACACAGGACGCAGGCCAGAAAGAATACTTTCACGCCGTGACCCTCCGGGCCCAGTGTCAGGCCCCACAGGAGCCCCGCCGCCAGGAAGCCGTTGTATAGCCCCTGGTTGGCTGCAAGAACCTTGGTGTCAGCAGCACGTTGAGGAGTGGTGCCGAAAGCTTTCATGCCCGCAGGCTTGTCCCAAAGGAACATCTCCAGCACGAGGATGTAAACATGGATCAGCGCGACGACAACGACCACGACATTCACAGCAAGCGACATCCTCTCTCCT encodes the following:
- a CDS encoding DUF1304 domain-containing protein, which translates into the protein MSLAVNVVVVVVALIHVYILVLEMFLWDKPAGMKAFGTTPQRAADTKVLAANQGLYNGFLAAGLLWGLTLGPEGHGVKVFFLACVLCAGLYGGATVGRKPLLFQALPAAIGILLLVLQ